Proteins encoded by one window of Candidatus Neomarinimicrobiota bacterium:
- a CDS encoding TonB-dependent receptor, which translates to MIDKATGKPLIGANVILEDTILGAATDIGGRYFILNIPPGTYSIKTRMIGYTTTVVSQVKVSVDFTTRINFELTTSVVELGGVEIIASASIIKMDLTSTRAVIGAETISQMPVESFDEVLELQAGIIRGSDNKIHIRGGRASEIAYLIDGIPVNDPYSNEIGVEVDNEAIQELQVISGTFNAEYGRAMSGVVDIVTKSGGRKFSGNISGFLGDYISADDELFPNIDDLSASGLTNMQATLGGPVPGLGNKWSFFASGRRFKNEGWLYGQRQVTPGLLDVSNPVSPTWTVEDGDGAFVPMNSFLKKSAQGKLTFSPSTTIKVSYSAFWNKLDNRVYDHLFRFNPDGDYKQNKDGLTQIAALNHTLSPRTFYTIKLSFNSIDFRRSVFDDSIDALDPNYIDVEAFKGRLYDGGTKLWHLDRNTTSKSGKFDITSQVTNNHQIKSGFEIRSHKLKFEEYKVIIGASTGFLPVAATDVPGNVNFNKYEHSPLEASVYFQDKMEFDDLIINVGIRGELFDPSGRVPIDIRDPDNAKFFNVTSGNGSVVRIAEGDYDPNIHTIVSTVDILNVPWVEKYEEASRSYSLSPRIGLAYPITDRSVIHFSYGHFSQIPPFQFLYQNSDFEVRRGPLNKDEGKGVFDRVYSADPETEGNLMGNAALKSQRTINYELGIQQQIGEDIGVDITGFYKDMRNLLGTEIVEMYDTRLYARFVNKDVGNVRGITVAFKKRQSNNISLAVDYTFQIAEGNASDPSDAFLDAVSGRESEIRVVPLDWDQTHTFNTNVTIVFRDSWGASLLGKLGSGLPYTFEPPQQGAQFTRFENNERRPTQITFDLNAHKDFVVGNIRGSFFLKVFNLFDRRNEIAVYNDTGRAGSTIRTQFWGEWTDIGTVDDWVNRPHMFSQPRRIQLGFRLGF; encoded by the coding sequence GTGATTGATAAAGCAACGGGTAAACCACTCATCGGCGCAAATGTTATTTTAGAGGATACCATACTTGGAGCGGCAACGGATATTGGCGGAAGATATTTCATCTTGAACATACCGCCGGGAACCTACTCAATAAAAACGAGAATGATCGGATATACCACCACAGTCGTTTCTCAAGTAAAAGTATCGGTGGATTTCACGACTCGCATTAATTTTGAACTTACCACAAGTGTCGTGGAACTCGGTGGTGTGGAAATCATTGCTTCTGCGTCTATCATAAAGATGGACCTTACTTCCACGAGGGCGGTCATCGGGGCGGAAACAATTTCCCAGATGCCGGTAGAGAGTTTTGACGAAGTTCTCGAGTTGCAGGCCGGGATAATAAGGGGGAGTGACAATAAAATTCATATCCGCGGCGGAAGGGCAAGCGAGATAGCCTATTTGATAGACGGAATTCCGGTCAATGACCCTTACTCAAACGAGATTGGAGTAGAGGTTGATAATGAGGCGATACAGGAGCTCCAAGTTATAAGTGGAACTTTTAATGCGGAATATGGACGTGCTATGTCAGGTGTAGTTGATATCGTAACAAAATCCGGCGGAAGAAAGTTCTCTGGAAATATCTCCGGTTTCTTAGGTGATTATATTAGCGCTGACGATGAATTATTTCCCAATATTGATGATTTAAGCGCAAGCGGCTTGACAAATATGCAAGCTACTCTCGGCGGACCGGTTCCCGGTCTCGGAAACAAGTGGTCTTTTTTCGCCTCCGGAAGACGTTTTAAAAACGAGGGTTGGCTTTATGGTCAAAGGCAGGTAACTCCCGGTCTTCTGGACGTATCAAACCCAGTAAGCCCGACATGGACAGTAGAAGATGGCGACGGCGCCTTTGTTCCTATGAATTCATTTTTGAAGAAATCGGCTCAGGGAAAACTCACTTTTAGTCCTTCAACTACAATAAAAGTTTCATATTCTGCGTTCTGGAATAAATTGGATAACCGGGTGTATGACCACCTATTCAGATTTAATCCCGATGGCGACTACAAGCAGAATAAAGACGGGCTCACGCAAATAGCGGCTCTGAACCATACACTGTCTCCCCGAACATTTTATACTATCAAGCTGTCTTTTAACAGTATTGACTTTAGGAGAAGTGTGTTCGATGATTCCATAGATGCGCTTGATCCCAATTATATAGATGTGGAAGCATTTAAAGGGCGCCTTTACGACGGCGGAACAAAGCTTTGGCATTTGGATAGAAACACCACCAGCAAGAGCGGAAAATTCGATATAACCAGCCAGGTAACTAATAATCATCAGATAAAATCAGGATTTGAAATTAGAAGCCACAAACTCAAATTTGAAGAATATAAGGTGATAATAGGAGCCAGTACCGGTTTCTTACCCGTTGCCGCTACAGATGTGCCGGGGAACGTTAATTTCAACAAATATGAACATTCACCGTTGGAAGCTTCCGTATATTTTCAGGACAAGATGGAGTTTGACGATCTGATTATCAATGTCGGGATTCGAGGCGAGCTTTTTGACCCATCGGGCAGAGTTCCGATTGATATAAGAGATCCGGATAATGCGAAATTCTTTAACGTTACGAGTGGGAACGGGTCTGTTGTTCGCATTGCGGAAGGAGATTACGATCCAAATATACACACCATAGTTAGCACTGTAGATATACTAAACGTCCCGTGGGTAGAAAAATATGAAGAGGCAAGTAGATCATATAGCTTAAGCCCGAGAATTGGACTTGCTTATCCGATTACCGACAGAAGCGTGATTCATTTCTCTTACGGACATTTTTCTCAAATTCCGCCATTTCAATTTCTGTATCAAAACTCTGATTTCGAAGTAAGGCGAGGACCATTGAATAAAGACGAAGGCAAAGGAGTTTTCGATAGGGTCTATAGCGCTGATCCGGAGACAGAGGGAAACCTGATGGGCAATGCGGCGTTAAAGTCTCAGCGGACCATCAATTATGAGCTGGGTATTCAGCAACAAATCGGCGAAGATATCGGGGTAGATATTACGGGCTTCTATAAGGATATGAGAAATCTTTTAGGGACTGAAATCGTAGAAATGTATGATACGAGGCTGTACGCCAGGTTTGTCAACAAAGACGTAGGTAATGTTCGCGGTATTACAGTGGCTTTCAAAAAGAGACAATCCAACAATATATCTCTTGCAGTTGATTATACCTTCCAGATTGCAGAGGGAAACGCTTCGGATCCCAGTGATGCATTTCTTGATGCCGTCAGTGGTCGGGAAAGTGAGATCAGGGTGGTACCGTTAGATTGGGATCAAACTCACACTTTCAACACTAATGTCACAATAGTTTTTCGGGATAGCTGGGGAGCCAGTCTTCTTGGTAAACTCGGTAGCGGCTTACCATACACATTTGAACCTCCGCAACAGGGCGCTCAGTTTACTCGTTTCGAAAACAATGAGAGAAGACCAACCCAGATTACATTTGACCTTAACGCGCATAAGGACTTCGTCGTAGGGAATATACGGGGTTCGTTTTTCTTAAAAGTGTTTAATCTCTTTGACCGAAGAAATGAAATAGCTGTTTATAATGATACCGGACGGGCTGGCAGTACGATTCGTACCCAATTCTGGGGCGAATGGACAGATATCGGAACTGTGGACGATTGGGTGAACAGACCTCATATGTTTTCGCAGCCGAGGCGAATTCAGCTGGGATTTAGATTAGGATTTTAA